In Rhodamnia argentea isolate NSW1041297 chromosome 1, ASM2092103v1, whole genome shotgun sequence, the genomic window AATGGGGAAGAGGGGAAGGGTGCAGGGCAGGATGGGGAACATTGACTCGCACACCGCTCCATGGACATCCAGAGTAGGACAGCCTTTTCTATTGTAAAGGTTAAAAAGAAGGGAAACGTATATCAatatccaatttcaattttctggTTTTTGAGTTGGGCTCAACGGTCTTGTATTTCTACTATATTCTATCGCGCTGTATTATTTAGAGGAGTAGCTTTTTTCCCCACTTGAACTTGGCTGTTTATGTCTTGATGGgcttattattcatttttggaTCATGTAAACAAGTGCAGACTGTTCAACACAATGCCTATGATCAAGACCCTTATGCCAAGGAATTTGGGATCAAGATCAGTGAAAAGCTGGCATCTGTCGAAGCTCGTATCCTTCCAGCCCCTTGGGTAATATTTTAAACCTTTTCTCTTACATTGCATATGATGGGCAGGAAGTTCATATGATTCCCTTGTAATGACACATATTTGCAGTTGAAATATCACGAAACTGGAAAAGAGAAGGATTGTTTGCCTCAAGTTGGTCAGTGGAATATGATGAACAAGGTATCTCAGCACCCGTATAATATTCATCTTCATTTATTATGAATTGAATGCAGCAGGGACAGTTGCATCATAGTTCTACAACTACAATTATAGAAACAAAGAAAGTTTTTCATGTCAATCAGTGAAAGTTTGTAGATGTTGAAATAAGAAGTCTTCACTAAAGATTCATTTCAACTTGCATGGTGCTTTTTTAGCTCTCGTTTTATTGGTCTAGAAGttgttttgtgtattttcgaTGCTCGTACTGCTTCAGCTCGAAGTTGTTCTGTTTATAATGTGCAGAAAATGATAAATGGTATGACTGTCAATCGGTGGGCGTGTATCAACTTCTCTAGGAGTGTGCAGGAAAGTGTTGCAAAGGGGTTCTGCAGTGAACTCGCTCAAATGTGTCAAGTTTCTGGAATGGTGGTACTCTTTTCCTTatccttgataaaaaaaaacacttgcaTAGGACTCTTTTTTATATGTTTTggtgttcctttctttttcttttatccttttctGGTTTTTTCGTGTTATTCCTTTGACTAAAAGtttcaatactttttttttctgtttgaagGAATTTTATACTCAGCCCGTCATACCCATCCATAACGCGAAGCCAGAGCAAGTAGAGAAAGCTTTGAAGCATGTTTACCATGCATGCATGAATAAAACCAAAGGAAAAGAACTAGAGCTTTTATTGGCAATTTTGCCTGACAATAATGGCTCCTTATATGGTAGGCCGTACAAGCTATTTGGCGCAATGTTGGGTCAGTGAAATTAGTTTTAAACTATAAAACTGACGTTTTTCCATTAATATGATGTAGGGGAACTCAAAAGAATATGCGAGACTGATCTTGGTATAATATCGCAATGCTGTCTCACAAAGCATGTTTTCAAGATCACCAAGCAGTACTTGGCAAATGTATCCCTGAAGATCAATGTTAAGGTGATTTGAAACTTCTGATCTTTTGCTATTTCCAAAAACAATGGAAAGATCTGCACATATTTCTTGCTAATTTCACATGTTTTAATGGCAATTGATATCCTTTAATTTCCACGAATCTTTCTTCAGCCATGTCCACTGTTTGAAGTGGCCTGCTCTTAGATTGGTTGTCTTCGTCATCGTGATTGATTGTATGCTACCTTTCTCTTCAGACTTTCATGTAAAATTTGTCTTTGTGCAGATGGGTGGCAGAAATACTGTTCTTTTGGATGCAATTAGCTGCAGAATTCCATTAGTTAGTGACATACCAACTATAATATTCGGAGCAGATGTGACCCACCCGGAGAACGGGGAAGACTCTAGCCCCTCAATAGCTGCTGTACATATGCTGATCAATTTACCGCATCTCTACAGTCTTGAGCGCATAAATGTTAGTAACACAGCCTTTTCTTATAAATGATGTTCTTTATGTAGGTAGTAGCATCTCAGGACTGGCCTGAAGTTACAAAATACGCAGGACTTGTTTGTGCTCAAGCTCACAGACAGGAACTTATCCAAGACTTGTACAAAACATGGAATGATCCAGTTCATGGAACTGTTAGTGGGGGCATGATCAGGTACAAGGATATCCTGAGCATTAGATTCTAACTTGGTTAGAACTGCTTTTCTTGCGTGGCACAAAGGGGGACTCTAATCCTTATCTCGTGTGTTGTCTTCACACAGGGATCTTTTGGTGTCTTTTAGAAAAGCAACGGGGCAGAAGCCGCTGAGGATAATATTTTACAGGTTCATATCGTCCTTAACATTGTTCACTGTATGTTCTTAAAGGCTAAATTTGAATCCTTGTTTTGTACCCAACTAAATATGTTATGGATCCTCAGCTTAGGGTGTTTGTATAAATAACTGATAAGAAGAGGGATGATCCAAGTATGTGTTTTCTGtagtctaaatattttctttctgcTATTGTTTTGTAAATTGAGTGAAAAATTTTACTGTCTTGTTCATTGCTGCTGGTGATGTGGGTgtaattccttcttcttttttcgagcGAGTGATACATGTTATgcaatgttttgtttttttaagtaaaggtaggttcatccatttttcatttAGCTGTTCGATACTCATATTACTTTATGAAATGTGCAGGGATGGCGTAAGTGAAGGACAGTTCTATCAAGTTCTCTTGTATGAATTGGATGCGATCAGAAAGGTGAGGATTTgtgtacatatacatatatgctTTTTTCGTCTTTATCTACTTCATATAGAACTGAATCTACCGTTGCCCTTGGAAAAATACTTGCAGGCTTGTGCTTCACTAGAACCAAACTATCAACCGCCTGTAACTTTCATTGTGGTGCAAAAACGACACCATACACGGTTGTTTGCTAACAATCATAGAGACAGAAGCAGCATTGATAAGAGTGGCAATATTCTTCCCGGTAAATGAAAAAGTTTCATCTTCACATACCTGCAccattttgcttctttttggaaatgtGACATTGTCAAATTTGTTGTTTTAGGTACCGTGGTTGATTCAAAGATTTGCCATCCCACAGAATTTGACTTTTACCTTTGTAGTCATGCTGGAATTCAGGTAAATTTCTTTGCTTGATCCTTTCCTATTTATCAAGCGTCCCTCACCAAACGGTAAAGGAACAGATGTGCTAGGAGCTTCAAAAGTTTCCTCTCACAGTATTTTGGACagaaactaaggatttttcagtAGGAACCAGTGCTTGGTAGATATAATCACCTTCTTGTGAAGTGAGAATATGTTAGGTGGACATTGAATATAGCATTGGAGAATAAAGTAACAGGAAGTATCAATCTTATGGCCAAACATGTGGACAATATAGTCACAGCGAGGCTGCGATTTTTCGTTTCCTGCCATTATTGGGTAGAAATTGCGAACTATTCTGAGGTAAACAGGTTATAGTACTGAACCATCTAGGCAATTGACCTTTCGGTCCTCCTGTGACTGGCAATTGAATTTGCAGCCAGGATCTTAATTTGATGAGGGGGCCATCAGGAGAAGACTTGCATATTATACGCACCTAGTGAGTAGGAAATGAGAAGTTCAGGGAAGCAATTTTTATTGTGATCAATTTATCCTTATTTGACTGAAATGCAACACTATTGGTTACTTGTATGTGAGATTTGTACATTGGACCTCAAATTGTAATTTGGAAGTAAGACTCGAAGAAATGTCGCATCACTACTTTCTTTAGACTTTGAGTGGATATGATCAAATTGTTTGTACATAGTCCTTCCAATGTGGTTCTACGTCCAAGTACGTGGTCATAGAAGATATATATTGTATTTTCTTTGCGGAATATCAAAGGTGTTAATTTTGTGCGTCTCCTTGCTCATTGATAGGGAACAAGTCGGCCAGCTCATTATCACGTCCTATGGGATGAGAATAATTTTACAGCAGATGGAATTCAGTCGTTGACGAACAATCTCTGCTACACATATGCAAGATGCACGCGTTCGGTCTCAGTTGGTAAGCTAACCCTTATCACGTTGACTATCAAGAACATGTGATCATTGCATTACCATGTCTTTAACTGGACGCCTGGGTTCATTGCAGTGCCTCCTGCGTACTACGCACACTTGGCTGCTTTCCGAGCCCGCTTCTACATGGAGCCGGAGGCACAAGAGAATGGATCGACGGGgagtggcggcggcggagatCACAAAACCAAAGGTGTGCGCTTGACCGGAGAGTCAGGCGTGAGGCCATTGCCAGCTTTGAAGGAGAACGTGAAGAAGGTGATGTTCTACTGTTAGAAAGGGCCAGGGGGCGCGGCAGCCACTAACTTCCGATCTTCGAGTCTCAGTCTTACTGGTAGATGTGTACATGCTCTGTCTATAAGCTGTAGATGGTTGCCCCAGAAAattgagttagagagagagagagagagagagagagtgcaggaAGTGTTTTAGGCCCTTTTGAAGTGGAGGATGAGAGAGTTAAAGTTGCAAATAGACAAAATAGTCAAAATCAGATAGGAGAGGATAGAGGGTAATTCTCATCCTGGCTGTAACCATCGGTTCTAGGAAGAAGGGGGAATTTGATGGATCAGAGTAGCCATTGTAAAgaatgtttttttccttttcccagtGTAGTCAAATCAAATCCTTAAAGTTGGTAAACCTTGTCTCATCTTGCCTTGTGCTCATGTGATCATGTCTTTTCCCCTTCATCGGAGACTAGAGTGTGCAACCGGATCGGGTTTATTCAGAACCCTGGTCGGATCACCCGAAAAATAGTGCCGAAAATCGGTTTACATTCAAACCGGTCTAGGAACCGGTTCCACTCTTTGGGAACCGATTGAAACTGGTGGGGTTCCCAATTTTAGTGGAGATTTACCCTGACCGattttagaattgatttttagctactttttaaaaaaagaaatcctaaCCTCACTTGCCACCCTTGCCTCCCCTCCTTTGTTTCGTGTTTCTcatctcgtctctctctctctctctctctctctctctctcattgtcgCCACCATCAACTCGCCCCTCGTTGTCACCGACTCGTCGTGGCCTTTTGTCTCATTGTTGCCGGACTAACCACCATAGCCTCTCGTTGTCTCCTCTATGTTGCATCTCACCGATACCGACGTAGCTATCCAAAGCAagcatattattttgatggaaaaaataaaatcagaaaaataaacaaaaggaaaacaggttctcgggtaaACCCTAGAACCAGATTGAAAAACaaggtcggttccaaaacaggtttcgGGGCAAACATGGTTGGTTCTaggttaaaaaaattggaaaccgaTTATAACATGGTCGGTTTCGGGATCTAGGTCTAGACCCTTCCTATCTGACTCATGCTTACCGCTACTATAGACTATCAAGAGGCGTACTTGTCTTTTGGTCTCATGTTGTACTAGTACGGGCCGTGCCAGACGATTGGTCCAAGtccccctctttttttcctcttaaaaTTGTCGAAGAAAACCctccttttgaatattttgattctaacAAAACTATACTTATTCGGAGAGAATCTTTATAATGGTTATTAACTTCTTATTGCGGGAGAACAAGTGAACAAAAGCTCATATTGATTTAATTCGACATTCGAGACTTAAATGGAAGTAGTCATGTATTTGCTTTTGAAGTAGTTCAAATGGAGTATGACATGTCAGAAGGACTTTATTGAATCTCACAGACAATTGTTTAAAGTTTGTTCGATTCAAAGAATCTCCTTCTAAAGACTGCTTCTCCATATAGTTCAAATTCTGCAATATTTTCCATGCATATTCCCAAGACTCACGTTTGACAAGTTTTCGATATTGGCGATATCATTTTTGGAAGTTcgtgatatttgattgaaaagATTATTCTTCAATCAAATTAGGAGAATATTTACGATTGGATATCACTTCCTAGAAATGAAGAATTGCTGTTTATTTGATTCACTCTACTTTTAGAAACtaaagatttagttgtatgggcaaTCGAATCTGAAGAGTTCAGAGTTTACTCCAACAGCTACCATATCTTCTTGAGATACGGTCTCGTTCAATTACTATTGATGACGTTGAATCTATGATTGATGCGATCCTTTGAAGGTTTGttcaacggctagtttggaagtaaatgagtataaaagaagaTCCGTGGTGACCAGCAGAGATAGTGAGAGAACATTTAATTCAAAAGGCTGAATGTTTTAGATGCACATTCTTTTTTAAAAGAGCTCAAAGTTATTTCATTGTGAGGATTTGTAATAGCGATTGAGAGTATCATCTCTTGTAACCTCATTGAATTCATtctagtggaatctagccagTCGGCTGTCATcatgggagagtggacgtaggcctAACAAGCCGAACTACTATAAATACTGCGTGCAATATTCTCTTCCCAGAATTCTTATATTAGTTTATTTGCACGTACTCTTATTGGTTTTGTTCAGTCGTGTCTTGAAACTATTATATTTCCGCATTAAGTTTCATTTTGGTTAGAAttacctattcacccctctataggtgatattgctatatacaacaaaaatattaaatatttttaatgaaatattcaaaccaaTTTAACTAATTGTTGttatatattgaaaaaaaaatcgattgagGAGAATTAATGAAAACGTTCATTCTATTGAATCATATTAGAGAACAATGACAGAGAGACAATGACACTTAAATTACGATCAAATAGAATGTCTAATGGTGTCCCTGTTTTAATGATGAAAAGAAGAGGAACACTCGTGGTTCAGATGACCAGGAGAATAATAGCATACGTTCATAGGTAAATTTCCAGTTCATCTTGTTACCTTTGGGGAGGATTTGTTATCTCTTAATAGAGAAAAATACAATGGGTTATAGTCATTAATTTGTAACTAACACTATCCCAAAAACCCAGCTATATTTCCTACAATGTGGGGCTTAGGACAATCTGGCATCCTTATTGTTCCAACACTCTCTCCCCAAGCTGGAGCGAAGATGTCCTCGGTGGTCAACTTGGATACCATATTCTAGGAAACACCTTCAGAGAGAGCCTTGGTGAATACGTCTACAAGTTGCTCATCACTACGGATATAAGGAGTTTTAATTGTCTTGTCTTGAACCTTCTCACGAACAAAGTGTCAATCGACTTCTATATGTTTTGTTCGTGTATGGAAACTGAATTTGAAGCATAAGACTTAGGAGTTCCAAACCCCAATTCTTGCACAAGCAATCGAAGCCAAATCATTTCACTTGTAGTTGAGGTCATGACTTTGTACATTGTACCCTCACTACTAGTGTGACCatgtttcttcatcaaaatatcCCGACCCGGACTAGATTTTAGATATCAAAATATGCAATCCACAAGAGCCATGTGTCCTTCAGTATGAGCATGCATGGAGTGGCTTACATAGCTAACGGCTTAAGCGACATCCGGCCGAGTAATGGTTAAGTAGATCAGCCGTCCAACCAACCTTTGAAACAAACCAATGTCGGGTAATTGCGGTGACGTTGTCAACAAATTTACTAGCATAATTCACGAGAGACTCCATAGGAGTAGTTTCAAGTTTCCCGATCTCTTTTAACAAGTTAAGagtatatttcttttgattgaCAAATAATCCTTTACTGGAGTAAGCCATCTCTATACCAAGAATACAGCGCAAGTGTCCCAAATCCTCGGTGCCAAACTTCACATTCAAGTGCTGCTCGAGAGCcttgattttatgaaaattatcaCCAGTAATAACTTTATCATCCACTAGGGCAAGGACAGCCACCATTCATTTAGCATTCCACTTAGCAAACAATGAGGATTCAAAAGCGTTAAACTCACTTACGAGTTCCGCATTAATTGCACGGTGAAGTCCGGATTGAGTTGAGATGATCTGGCATGGTCCTTGTCGTTATTGTCATAGCAATATCCGAAACGCGATTCAATTGtaacaaagaaaggaaacaaatgaaattgacaaaatgttAAGCCAGAGCGTTTAAAAGTGTGACATGTTTCACTGGACTTtgacccaaacaaaaaaaaaaagttttactAGCCAcatttagcttattttattttattttatttttaaaagctATGGGCCAATGGTCAGCCGTTGTCGGCCAGCCATTGGGCCGGATTGGGTCACCGATAAATCATTGATCTAAGTTTTAGGGCCGAGGCCCAAAGATTCTTAATGATGGGCCGAGACCATTATTCGGGCTTGGACCAGCCCATTAGGTTAAATGGGCCTAGCATAGCCCAAATCCAAAACGGGATCGTTCCATCCTGAGTCTCGTCAGGTACCTCCAAATCGAGGTCAATCGGCGCAACTCTTCTTATCCACTTTCTTGGGTACGTCAAAAGCAAGCACGACGTGCTCATAAGCGCACCTCGACCACCTTGGGCCAACTCTTCTTATCTAATGTGTCGGACGGCTGCGTGGGTCACAAGATCCCAAGCAAAAGCCGGTTCATCCACTTGCCGGACTAGATTTTCTTATGTTCTTTTCCTgttattatttccttttttttttttttggtcaataagTTGCTTTTAAATAGACCTaatactcaaaaaaaaaaaaaacctccaattttagcatctatctcaattatatccaaaacttattttttgtctcataaaaaatcggCAGTTTTTACTTTTACCTCAATTCTACCGGCCTAATACCTAAAAATCCCAATTTCAGCATCTatttcaattatatccaaaaaaaaattttgcctcataaaaaagcccataacttttactttttcccAAATTCTACCACCTTTAATCTTGCGTCCATAAttaccgttagttaatcctacacGACTCGAATTTTCTCGCTCAACTTATCAATACATCTTCGAAATTCAGAAATAATAGTTTTCACGGACGACGAGATTTGAGATTGTTTGTCCAAATAATCAGTTCTCCACATTTAGCCCCGTTTATCGGGTTGTTGAGTGCGGGGGAGAATCCAAAACGAGCCGTCTTGATGGCTCTGTATCTTCGGGCAATGTGAAGGGAAAGTAtacaacaaaagagaagttatggatttttttttttttcatatcaattTTCTTGAGTTATAATTCATTAGCGAAATGAAAACGCtacgtaagattaactaatgatgATTATAGAAGGAAAGCtaatggtggtagaattgggataaaagtaaaaatttgagatttttttatgagacaaaaaaagttttggatataattgggcaaatgctaaagttggtttttttttttttttgtattatgtcgatagaattaggacaaaagtaaaagttgagtgttacgtatgagacaaaaaaagttttgatatAGCTGGGACATAtgttaaagttgaagattttttttttttcggtattGAGCCCTTAATCAAATATAGCAATGACAGATTCCACTTGAGATGCTCCTTGCTCGATCATATTAGTGATCCGACCTAAATCATTTGCGGGTAGATCAATATGTTCGTTTAGTGATTGGCAATTGGGAACATTAGAGCATACACCGCCGgtgtgaaaagaaagaaagaaagaaagagttacGCTATCCATCATCGATTTCACAGGCTTGACGATCCATTTTCCCATTTAAAAGGCGAGTTTAGTGATATGATGCGCCACGTGTAGTTTAGTCCGGCATCGGTGGAGGAAAAGCGTCCACCCCTCCATGGATTGGCCAAGGGAAACCAAACAAGTTGCTATCGATCTAACGACGATCGAGTGGTTCCAAATTCCAAGATTGCTTAGGTGATTGCATGGAGATCGATCACGCGTGCCCAGGACGTGCCTGTCTTTGTAGCTAAAGCACGAAACTATGCCCGTTCTTTCGAATTGTCATGACACTAAAGTCCAAAATAGTTACGCAAGAGCCATTTTACGACGTCTTTCTCAATCATAGATTTCTCAGCTTCTATTTCTTCAGTAGCAGCACACGTCACCATTGCTGCTCTGAAATTGAACGAAGTAAATCCGAAATTTAACACCACTCTACGGAATACAAGCAGAAGAACAGCAGCTCAGTCAAAGCAACTTCAGAAAATTGGAGGCAAAGTGACTCCGGGCCTCAAAACAAATTTCGTAAGTAAAGGTGAGTTCGAATGGCAGGAGGCTCCACCACGAGCTTCAGGCAGACTTCGAGAACAGCAGTCTCTTAACAATGAAGCAATGCAACGCACACATTGCTCCATATAAACCATTATACAACCACCGCAGCGACGACGACGTAAtctatgaaacaaaaaaaaagactcacCTCTTCTGTGACAATCGTCTAGCGTCGACATGCGACAAGACACGATATGACACACTACATGACACGACATACgatacgtcatttctaaaaaaataaagaatttcgacatgttAGGATACGTTTATTTACATGATAAAATATCgtgtgtatataaaaatatcagtattgagtttcttttttctttttctctttatatgttagggattcaagatttgtttttttttttttgggcttaccgggtatattaattttggggtgattgggtaaataatttaattgtatattttttggatagatttacattttgatctctaatttattgaaaatgtttaaaattaacTTCGTGTGTCTCGAAAAGGCGTGTCGAATACTTGGACTAGTGTGTTCGAAGTGTTGACTACGTGTTGGACATTGACACACATCCAATAGGACATAGATGCCTCCGAAGAGTGTCCCCGCTTCCTAGCTTTTCACAGTACTTGCCCCCCATTTCCTTTTTGAGTGTGAAATTTtctcagatttttttattactataaTTGATAAGTTAGGAACAAGTTCTACTAGAGATGAGGAGTTCCATGATCAGTTCAGATTCCACCTAAAACTTACCTTGTTGGAATCAGTTTTCCAATTATTGAAATCTAAAACTTACCTTACATACCGTGAAACTCGAAACTTATGACATCACAAATTCTAAAGGATTGGTTTTAGGATTTACTCGGGAACCGATCAATTTTTTAGTCTAGCATCCAGCTAAGCCGATCATCCCCCAAAGTCGGACGGTATGACAATTAGCTTCTAGTCACAAATCTCGTTTGTGGAAACTGCATCACTTGCTTATCTGGTTTCATCATTTtgactcttcattttttttttacttttatatgtttttattgtaggctaaaattagaagataatTAAAGTTATGATGAAACATATCcaattgataatattcaaacaACAAGTTGCAACTTTGAAAATAATAAACATTATTCTCCGGCCAAATAAAAGGATTACGGTGGATATTATTtctacaattacaaaaaaaatacttaaggACTTTACTTGGGTGATGGTACCGTCACTTAACGGTGCAACTTGAATTGTACATATCAGATGTGGATGTTTAGGCGACAAGCATATGACGCGTATATATGGTGTGCATGGATTTGTCACTCTCACGGATTGTAATCTTAGCTTTTCTCAATTCTTTGTAACATAACAAATAgaaatataattattttgtatacattatcttttaattttagcttacaataaaaataaaaataaaaaggaaaaaatgaaaagtcaaaATGGCGAAATCAGATCAGCAAGTGATCTGATTTACACAAATTGAGATTTGTGGCCATAAGCTGAACCTCGTACCGTCTGACTTTGGGGGACGGTGACTTAAGTAATTTCCTTTAAGTCTATGGTTAGCTAAAGGCCAGAACTTGAAGTTCAAATTAAGCTAATTAAGTACAATTAAAACATCCGTGAGCTCTTATTAATCTGTTTTTGGACACACTTCTCGTGCAACAGGACGTCATCGATCCATCTTTGTGTCTTTCTTCTATCGCTCGTTCCAGCGCTCTCGGAAGCTGAGGTGCAGGCGCTCGCGTCAGATTTTGATCAAAGCCAGTCGTCCCCCTcgagaagcagaagaagaagaagaagaagaaggtgtggGCATTCCTGTCCTGAGATCCGCGCTTCTCTCTCTGTTTGGGAAGGTACTGCTCGCGAGAGGC contains:
- the LOC115748698 gene encoding protein argonaute 10, whose amino-acid sequence is MPTRQMKESAEQHHQPFVTKTTHLHNPMNNQSQKSPKTAQNGKGPPTSSPPSKSRGRRRRGRGERKPDQGDVCARPSSRPCTGEIVVRRAPNGCPQNGGGNRVDFPTSSRSLSLTRRPGFGQVGTRCIVKANHFFAELPEKDLNQYDVSITPEVASRTVNRAIMAELLRLYRESDLGMRLPAYDGRKSLYTAGELPFAWKEFTIKLLDEEDGVNGPKRERTYKVVIKYVARANMHHLSQFLAGKRADAPQEALQVLDIVLRELSTKRFCPIGRSFFSPNIRTPQQLGDGLESWCGFYQSIRPTQMGLSLNIDMASAAFIEPLPVVEFVAQLLGKDVLTRQLSDSDRIKIKKALRGVKVEVTHRGSVRRKYRVSGLTSQPTRELVFPVDDNLNMKSVVEYFQEMYGFTILHTHLPCLQVGNQKKANYLPMEACKIVDGQRYTKRLNEKQITALLKVTCQRPRDRENDILRTVQHNAYDQDPYAKEFGIKISEKLASVEARILPAPWLKYHETGKEKDCLPQVGQWNMMNKKMINGMTVNRWACINFSRSVQESVAKGFCSELAQMCQVSGMEFYTQPVIPIHNAKPEQVEKALKHVYHACMNKTKGKELELLLAILPDNNGSLYGELKRICETDLGIISQCCLTKHVFKITKQYLANVSLKINVKMGGRNTVLLDAISCRIPLVSDIPTIIFGADVTHPENGEDSSPSIAAVVASQDWPEVTKYAGLVCAQAHRQELIQDLYKTWNDPVHGTVSGGMIRDLLVSFRKATGQKPLRIIFYRDGVSEGQFYQVLLYELDAIRKACASLEPNYQPPVTFIVVQKRHHTRLFANNHRDRSSIDKSGNILPGTVVDSKICHPTEFDFYLCSHAGIQGTSRPAHYHVLWDENNFTADGIQSLTNNLCYTYARCTRSVSVVPPAYYAHLAAFRARFYMEPEAQENGSTGSGGGGDHKTKGVRLTGESGVRPLPALKENVKKVMFYC